A genomic region of Daphnia carinata strain CSIRO-1 chromosome 5, CSIRO_AGI_Dcar_HiC_V3, whole genome shotgun sequence contains the following coding sequences:
- the LOC130696126 gene encoding chromodomain-helicase-DNA-binding protein 1-like, giving the protein MPKLSDDSNEDSPSENSGSESSASSNSSGSDSGSSSSASESEADSSPPKSKKQPSPSSGKVQPRRATSIASNAKGYQLSDSSSSHDEDEETASPTQRRPVQAGQRVAHKPNAIVAASRRQIAPLSRTAARKPQRSKYAQSSGDESSNSDDDSRSRPSTRRQGASVSYKENSAEETGSEDLVEVEWGQEAVAAAAESENAETIERIIDTRMGRKGATGPPTTVYTIEENGDPNANFCPIREPDKAEQQFLIKWLGWSHIHNTWESEQTLRDQKSYAFQVKGLKKLENYLKRDDEIRVWKARASPEDVEYYECQQELQQELLLSYMAVERIIAENRKPDSEHPDYFIKWESLPYSDATWEDGALIVKKYQNKIREFREREDSKRTPSKLCRALKFRPKFTPLKEQPDFIGGDPACVLRDYQLNGLNWMVHAWCKENSVILADEMGLGKTIQTISFLNYLFHAQQLYGPFLVVVPLSTMAAWQKEFAQWAPNINVVTYIGDMTSRDLLRQYEWCHPGNKRLKFNALLTTYEILLKDKSFLGAVSWACLMVDEAHRLKNEDSLLYKSLKEFDTNHRLLITGTPLQNSLKELWALLHFIMPDKFPTWELFEEEHGNAEQKGYSRLHKQLEPYILRRVKKDVEKSLPAKVEQILRVDMSALQKQYYKWILTKNYAALRKGNKGSASTFVNIVMELKKCCNHAFLTKPQENERRYGASATEQLQQLIRGSGKLVLLDKLLVRLRETGHRVLIFSQMVRMLDLIAEYLQLRHFPFQRLDGGIKGELRRKAMEHFNAEGSQDFCFLLSTRAGGLGINLATADTVIIFDSDWNPQNDLQAQARAHRIGQKNQVNIYRLVTKASVEEDIVERAKRKMVLDHLVIQRMDTTGRTVLDRKATNPSNATPFNKEELNAILKFGAEELFKDDEDGEDEPACDIDEILRRAETRDEPAPQVGDELLSAFKVASFTIDEEEPVSMNPSSSRPTADNDDETRDWDEIIPENVRKKIDQEQREKEMADLYLPPRRGRGQQQGAEGKSALEEGRSRRNQQEEESEASEEGSDGEDRPRKRGRPRVNGRESVKGFSDAEIRRFLKSFRKFASPLDRLEAVAGDAELQEKPLSDLKKLGELILARCQEALESQKSGKDTPAEVADDGMTPGGRKKRERGPSLKISNVSVNAKTIMTSLQELEPLSKLLPANVEERKRWYLPTKLRDPHWDIEWANDDDSRLLCAIYEYGMGSWEAMKMDPNSGLSDKILPDGQDAKPQGKHLQNRADYLLKVMAKLYEAQQLGKPVKPKRQRKPKPISKSLIGETEDISSGEDFTINSPPPSNSTRRPSSSKAPKAAKVKTEDEDSHVEARTEDERLVPPCRLITEAKESRKKDSAAKKEKKIKKKDAGPMHFTANSVPRAVEIIGELDPSIFNECKEKMRPVKKSLKALDNPPQSMSDVEQVQHTQQCLLHIGEHIDKCLAAIPDPERNRVWRNNLWYFVSKFTEFDAKKLFKLYRNATKKQEKGNEEGEKTTKTRDKEGRTKDKNKDKSKVKEENRSSSYNIPNKRRHEAEEVQPHLPNKRPYNGATIVDSWTDKANDHERERERGRGPTLSPTDRREQFTSDSERERDRRDRDRERGRDRERDRPPVVGAYSRPPPPPLLGATNYNPHADSRDRDRERDRWMGVPREERYATDRRDGYSRPHVSGVGASAFARSDRDPRDHRERDYRPPALDKRGYPNGPAAGSYSGSHYNDFDPPPNYPRGVPSSGYADWRGSKDREYRREFSDRRPTLPPPNGS; this is encoded by the exons ATGCCAAAG CTATCAGATGACTCAAACGAAGATTCGCCGTCGGAAAACTCTGGGTCAGAGTCTTCAGCATCCTCCAACAGCag TGGATCGGATTCGGGTTCTTCTAGCTCTGCCAGCGAGTCAGAAGCCGATTCTTCACCACCCAAGAGCAAAAAACAACCATCGCCATCATCTGGAAAAGTTCAGCCTCGACGGGCTACTTCTATAGCCAGCAACGCAAAAGGCTATCAGTTGAGCGACAGTAGTTCTTCCCATGATGAAGACGAGGAGACGGCTTCTCCTACGCAACGCCGACCTGTCCAGGCTGGCCAGCGTGTTGCACATAAACCCAACGCAATCGTGGCTGCTAGCCGCCGACAAATAGCACCTTTGTCACGTACAGCAGCGCGGAAACCCCAACGTTCAAAATATGCCCAGTCGTCAGGAGACGAATCCAGCAACAGTGACGATGATTCACGGAG tagaCCGTCCACTCGACGTCAAGGAGCTTCGGTCAGCTATAAAGAAAACTCTGCGGAGGAAACAGGATCAGAAGATCTAGTAGAAGTGGAGTGGGGTCAAGAAGCTGTCGCAGCTGCTGCCGAGTCTGAAAATGCGGAGACGATTGAACGCATTATCGATACACGAATGGGTCGTAAAGGAG CAACCGGGCCACCGACTACTGTATACACAATAGAGGAGAATGGGGATCCGAACGCCAATTTTTGTCCAATTCGCGAACCAGACAAGGCGGAGCAGCAATTCCTCATTAAATGGCTTGGCTGGTCACACATTCACAATACGTGGGAGTCGGAGCAAACCCTGCGTGATCAAAAG TCGTACGCATTTCAGGTTAAAGGattgaaaaaattggagaacTACTTGAAACGCGACGATGAAATTCGTGTGTGGAAAGCCCGAGCTTCACCGGAAGACGTCGAGTACTACGAATGCCAGCAGGAACTTCAACAGGAGTTGCTATTGAGCTACATGGCGGTAGAAAGAATTATTG CTGAAAATCGTAAGCCCGACAGCGAACATCCagattattttattaaatgggAGAGCTTACCGTATTCCGATGCTACTTGGGAAGACGGCGCTCTTATTGTGAAGAAGtaccaaaacaaaatacgGGAATTTCGCGAAAGAGAAGATTCTAAACGAACTCCCAGCAAACTTTGTCGTGCCCTAAAATTTCGTCCCAAATTTACACCGCTCAAAGAACAGCCAGATTTCATTGGCGGTGACCCC GCCTGCGTTCTGCGAGACTACCAGTTGAATGGGCTTAACTGGATGGTACATGCATGGTGCAAGGAGAACTCTGTGATCTTGGCTGATGAAATGGGTCTAGGTAAAACGATCCAAACTATCAGCTTCTTAAACTACCTCTTCCATGCCCAGCAACTCTATGGGCCCTTTCTGGTTGTTGTGCCTTTGTCTACCATGGCCGCCTGGCAAAAAGAATTCGCTCAGTGGGCACCCAACATCAACGTTGTCACTTATATCGGAGATATGACATCAAGAGACTTG CTGAGGCAGTATGAATGGTGTCATCCTGGAAACAAACGACTAAAGTTCAACGCGCTATTGACTACCTATGAAATCCTGCTAAAAGATAAATCTTTTCTGGGTGCTGTCAGTTGGGCATGCCTTATGGTAGATGAGGCTCATCGACTGAAAAATGAGGACTCTCTTCTTTACAAATCGCTCAAAGAATTCGACACTAACCATCGACTCCTTATCACTGGCACGCCGCTACAAAACAGTCTCAAAGAATTATGGGCCTTGCTCCATTTCATTATGCCTGATAA ATTCCCCACCTGGGAATTGTTCGAAGAAGAGCATGGTAACGCTGAGCAAAAAGGCTATTCCCGATTACATAAGCAGCTTGAGCCATATATTCTTCGTCGAGTGAAGAAAGACGTAGAGAAATCTCTTCCAGCTAAA GTTGAACAAATCCTTCGGGTAGACATGTCGGCACTTCAGAAGCAATATTACAAATGGATTTTGACGAAGAACTACGCAGCCTTGCGAAAGGGTAACAAAGGGTCCGCCAGCACTTTTGTTAACATCGTTATGGAGCTGAAAAAGTGCTGTAATCACGCTTTTTTGACAAAGCCTCAAGAGAACGAACGACGCTATGGAGCCAGTGCTACTGAACAATTACAG CAATTGATCCGTGGTTCGGGAAAACTGGTGCTCTTAGACAAACTTCTGGTCCGTCTAAGAGAGACAGGGCACCGCGTGCTGATCTTTTCCCAGATGGTGCGGATGCTGGACTTAATAGCAGAATATCTGCAACTACGCCATTTCCCTTTCCAGCGATTAGACGGTGGTATAAAGGGTGAATTAAGACGCAAGGCAATGGAGCACTTCAACGCTGAAGGATCCCAAGATTTCTGTTTCTTGTTGTCAACTCGCGCCGGAGGTCTTGGCATTAACTTGGCCACGGCCGACACCGTCATTATCTTTGATTCCGATTGGAATCCACAGAACGATTTACAG GCCCAAGCTCGAGCTCATCGTATCGGACAAAAGAACCAAGTCAACATTTACCGTCTAGTGACCAAGGCATCGGTCGAAGAAGATATTGTAGAGCGAGCGAAGCGAAAAATGGTTCTTGATCATTTAGTGATCCAGCGGATGGACACCACTGGACGAACGGTGCTCGATCGCAAAGCCACGAATCCTTCAAACGCTACTCCTTTCAACAAGGAGGAACTCAACGCTATTCTCAAATTTGGTGCTGAAGAATTGTTTAAAGATGACGAAGACGGTGAAGATGAACCTGCCTGTGATATTGACGAAATCCTACGACGAGCAGAGACACGTGATGAGCCGGCTCCACAGGTGGGCGACGAGCTCCTCTCAGCTTTCAAAGTGGCCAGCTTCACGATCGACGAAGAGGAGCCCGTTTCCATGAATCCATCAAGTAGTAGGCCGACAGCAGATAATGACGACGAAACACGTGACTGGGACGAAATCATCCCGGAAAATGTTAGGAAGAAAATTGACCAAGAGCAACGTGAAAAAGAGATGGCTGACTTATACCTACCACCTCGTCGTGGTCGTGGACAACAACAAGGAGCTGAGG GGAAAAGTGCGTTGGAAGAAGGTAGATCTCGCAGAAACCAGCAGGAGGAAGAGTCAGAAGCCAGTGAAGAAGGATCAGATGGAGAAGACAGGCCTCGAAAGCGAGGTCGACCCAGAGTCAACGGCCGCGAGAGTGTTAAAGGCTTTAGCGATGCTGAAATTCGTCGCTTCCTGAAGAGTTTCCGCAAATTCGCCTCACCACTCGATAGGCTTGAAGCTGTTGCGGGAGATGCTGAATTGCAGGAGAAGCCACTTAGTGACCTCAAAAAGCTCGGTGAGCTCATTCTTGCACGGTGTCAGGAGGCCCTTGAGTCGCAGAAATCGGGCAAGGACACGCCAGCAGAAGTAGCAGATGATGGCATGACGCCTGGTGGCAGGAAAAAGCGAGAACGAGGTCCGTCGCTAAAGATATCGAACGTTTCAGTCAACGCCAAAACGATAATGACATCTCTGCAGGAGCTTGAACCCCTTTCTAAATTATTACCTGCCAATGTGGAAGAGAGGAAACGCTGGTATTTACCAACCAA ACTCAGGGACCCACACTGGGATATCGAGTGGGCTAATGACGACGATTCTCGTCTATTGTGTGCTATTTATGAATATGGTATGGGATCTTGGGAAGCAATGAAAATGGATCCGAATTCTGGATTATCAGACAAAATTCTTCCTGATGGACAGGATGCCAAGCCGCAAGGAAAACACTTGCAAAACCGAGCTGATTATCTACTCAAAGTCATGGCGAAACTATACGAAGCTCAGCAATTGGGAAAGCCTGTCAAACCGAAGCGACAGCGTAAACCTAAGCCCATTTCCAAGTCCCTGATTGGTGAAACGGAAGACATAAGTTCGGGTGAAGATTTTACCATCAACAGCCCACCACCAAGCAACTCCACTCGACGTCCTTCCTCGTCAAAGGCACCTAAAGCAGCCAAAGTCAAAACCGAGGACGAGGATTCACACGTTGAAGCTCGCACTGAAGACGAACGTCTGGTGCCCCCTTGCCGTCTCATTACTGAGGCAAAAGAAAGTCGCAAGAAGGATTCTgctgccaaaaaagaaaaaaagattaagaaaaaagatgctGGACCGATGCATTTTACAGCTAATAGCGTCCCGCGGGCTGTTGAAATTATTGGCGAATTAGATCCTTCGATTTTCAATGAG TGCAAGGAAAAGATGCGACCGGTGAAAAAATCATTGAAGGCATTGGACAACCCACCTCAGAGCATGTCGGACGTAGAGCAGGTTCAACATACGCAACAGTGTCTTTTGCACATTGGCGAACACATCGACAAGTGCCTGGCGGCCATCCCGGATCCCGAACGTAACCGCGTTTGGCGCAA caacCTTTGGTACTTCGTATCAAAGTTTACTGAATTCGACGCCAAAAAATTGTTCAAGCTTTACCGTAATGCCACCAAGAAGCAAGAGAAAGGGAATGAAGAGGGCGAAAAGACCACCAAGACCAGAGATAAAGAGGGACGaacgaaagacaaaaataaagataaatctaaagtgaaagaagag AATCGTTCCTCGAGTTACAACATTCCAAACAAACGACGCCACGAAGCAGAAGAGGTGCAGCCACATTTGCCAAATAAAAGACCGTATAACGGTGCGACCATTGTCGACAGCTGGACCGACAAAGCCAATGACCACGAGCGTGAACGTGAACGTGGTAGAGGGCCAACTCTTTCTCCAACAGATAGAAGAGAACAATTCACGTCCGACAGCGAGCGTGAGCGAGATAG GCGAGACCGTGATCGAGAACGAGGACGAGACCGTGAAAGGGATCGACCTCCTGTTGTTGGTGCGTACAGTCGTCCACCTCCGCCCCCTCTCCTTGGGGCTACAAATTACAACCCACATGCCGATAGCAGAGATCGTGATAGGGAACGGGACCGTTGGATGGGAGTTCCTCGTGAGGAGCGATACGCTACCGATAG GCGGGATGGATACAGTCGTCCACACGTCTCCGGAGTAGGAGCCTCAGCATTTGCtcgatcggatcgcgatccaAGGGATCACCGGGAAAGGGATTACCGACCACCAGCACTAGATAAAAGAGGTTACCCAAATGGGCCGGCTGCTGGCTCTTACAGCGGTTCCCATTATAACGATTTTGATCCGCCTCCTAACTACCCTCGTGGGGTGCCAAGTAGTGGCTATGCTGATTGGCGCGGTAGTAAAGATCGAGAATATCGTCGAGAATTTTCCGATCGTCGTCCCACTCTGCCACCGCCAAACGGATCTTGA
- the LOC130696142 gene encoding ras suppressor protein 1-like isoform X2 yields MSKVRKIIDEAKESKNPELDLVDKGISSFDEIPGLLTMLNLTRITLTHNRISVVTPALANLTNLEILNLFNNQVEELPTSLSSMPKLRILNLGMNKLSVLPRGFGAFPVLEVLDLTYNNLSEKSLPGNFFMIETLRALYLGDNDFESIPPEISNLKNLQILVLRDNDIVELPKEIGELTRLRELHIQGNRLSVLPPELGNLDLTSNKSVIRMENNPWVAPIADQLQVGISHVVDYLRSETYKFVHGRHAVTQAPNRVSEKRDRSVSNA; encoded by the exons ATGTCTAAAGTGAGAAAAATCATTGATGAGGCTAAAGAATCTAAAAATCCCGAGTTGGATCTGGTGGACAAGGGTATATCGTCTTTTGATGAAATACCAGGCCTTC TTACCATGCTCAACTTGACTCGAATTACGTTGACTCACAACCGTATCTCAGTAGTCACTCCAGCATTAGCAAATCTGACAAACCTTGAAATCCTGAACTTGTTTAATAATCAAGTTGAAGAACTTCCAACATCCTTATCTTCAATGCCCAAACTTAGGATTTTAAATCTAGG TATGAACAAGCTGAGTGTTCTTCCTCGAGGCTTTGGAGCATTTCCTGTCCTAGAAGTTCTGGACTTGACCTATAACAACTTGAGTGAAAAAAGTTTAcctggcaatttttttatgattg AAACGTTAAGAGCTCTATATTTGGGTGATAATGATTTTGAAAGCATCCCACCGGAAATCAGCAACCTAAAAAACTTGCAAATT CTTGTGCTACGAGATAATGATATAGTCGAGCTCCCTAAAGAGATTGGTGAACTAACCAGGTTGAGAGAACTGCATATTCAGGGAAATCGCTTGTCTGTTTTACCACCAGAACTAG gTAACTTGGACCTCACCAGTAACAAATCAGTTATTAGAATGGAAAACAATCCATGGGTTGCACCAATTGCAGATCAACTGCAAGTCGGCATTTCCCATGTCGTTGATTATCTCCGATCGGAAACGTACAAATT CGTCCACGGTCGGCACGCAGTGACTCAAGCCCCGAATCGTGTTTCGGAAAAGCGAGACCGAAGCGTCTCAAACGCTTAA
- the LOC130696141 gene encoding ras-like protein family member 12, with amino-acid sequence MSAIQSSISKRNLLMMRNRSGSQGTNEVNLALIGELGSGKSALTVKYITRRFINEYDPELEDTYSKPEQVDNQDILVRIMDTCDKEGKDPERYLKWADGYLVIYSITQRSSFETAQRYLDGISQHLRLTTTYDAPLILIGNKVDLERYRTVSKAEGSSLAHFYNAAFFETSAAEEFNSVERVFHEAIREVIREQERYMPIRSLYIANDESKSGNSFLTHIDRSRRLRSPGMIHHNKSGQSSSSSGASKDGGGSSRPEAAGNNSRFSFLKGKGFKGIFQ; translated from the exons ATGAGTGCAATACAGTCTTCCATCTCGAAGCGCAATCTGCTCATGATGCGCAACCGAAGTGGATCTCAAGGAACCAACGAAGTCAATTTGGCTCTAATAGGAGAGCTCGGCAGCGGAAAATCAG CCCTCACCGTAAAGTATATCACCCGACGATTCATCAATGAATATGATCCAGAACTAG AGGACACATATTCTAAACCGGAGCAAGTGGACAATCAAGACATATTGGTGCGGATTATGGATACTTGTGACAAAGAAGGCAAAGACCCCGAACGTTACTTGAAATGGGCCGACGGTTacctt GTAATATACAGTATCACGCAG CGGAGCAGTTTTGAAACGGCACAGAGGTATCTGGACGGAATTAGCCAACATCTAAGACTCACCACCACTTAC GATGCGCCATTGATTCTCATAGGAAACAAGGTGGACCTGGAGCGCTATAG GACGGTCAGTAAAGCCGAGGGTTCCAGTCTTGCGCATTTCTATAACGCAGCCTTTTTCGAGACTTCAGCGGCCGAAGAATTTAACTCTGTCGAGCGTGTTTTCCACGAAGCCATTCGCG AAGTGATTCGCGAGCAGGAGCGTTACATGCCTATCCGCAGTTTATACATCGCCAATGACGAAAGCAAAAGCGGCAACAGTTTCCTCACCCATATTG ATCGTTCGCGACGGTTGCGGTCTCCCGGAATGATCCATCATAATAAGAGCGGACAGTCCAGCTCGTCGTCGGGCGCCAGCAAGGACGGCGGCGGGAGCAGTCGACCAGAAGCGGCCGGCAACAACTCCCGATTCTCTTTCCTTAAAGGCAAAGGGTTCAAGGGAATTTTCCAATAA
- the LOC130696142 gene encoding ras suppressor protein 1-like isoform X1 — translation MSKVRKIIDEAKESKNPELDLVDKGISSFDEIPGLLTMLNLTRITLTHNRISVVTPALANLTNLEILNLFNNQVEELPTSLSSMPKLRILNLGMNKLSVLPRGFGAFPVLEVLDLTYNNLSEKSLPGNFFMIETLRALYLGDNDFESIPPEISNLKNLQILVLRDNDIVELPKEIGELTRLRELHIQGNRLSVLPPELGNLDLTSNKSVIRMENNPWVAPIADQLQVGISHVVDYLRSETYKFVYGRHVSANAPAPPRLSERTKKSSKPKP, via the exons ATGTCTAAAGTGAGAAAAATCATTGATGAGGCTAAAGAATCTAAAAATCCCGAGTTGGATCTGGTGGACAAGGGTATATCGTCTTTTGATGAAATACCAGGCCTTC TTACCATGCTCAACTTGACTCGAATTACGTTGACTCACAACCGTATCTCAGTAGTCACTCCAGCATTAGCAAATCTGACAAACCTTGAAATCCTGAACTTGTTTAATAATCAAGTTGAAGAACTTCCAACATCCTTATCTTCAATGCCCAAACTTAGGATTTTAAATCTAGG TATGAACAAGCTGAGTGTTCTTCCTCGAGGCTTTGGAGCATTTCCTGTCCTAGAAGTTCTGGACTTGACCTATAACAACTTGAGTGAAAAAAGTTTAcctggcaatttttttatgattg AAACGTTAAGAGCTCTATATTTGGGTGATAATGATTTTGAAAGCATCCCACCGGAAATCAGCAACCTAAAAAACTTGCAAATT CTTGTGCTACGAGATAATGATATAGTCGAGCTCCCTAAAGAGATTGGTGAACTAACCAGGTTGAGAGAACTGCATATTCAGGGAAATCGCTTGTCTGTTTTACCACCAGAACTAG gTAACTTGGACCTCACCAGTAACAAATCAGTTATTAGAATGGAAAACAATCCATGGGTTGCACCAATTGCAGATCAACTGCAAGTCGGCATTTCCCATGTCGTTGATTATCTCCGATCGGAAACGTACAAATT TGTCTACGGACGTCACGTTTCGGCCAACGCTCCTGCGCCACCCCGACTCAGCGAAAGAACAAAGAAGAGCTCGAAACCCAAACCCTAA
- the LOC130696145 gene encoding small ribosomal subunit protein uS11m-like, translating to MALKNFARRAFWTLPSSVLRHSNVLGTRIISNRISVACLSSLSDKLWLKNQLDLDNGKSTVGHARRHFQTCVSRCKKDDLSRAQMVASMPKLDEGTQGENMQDVTYDEQTGLFPDEGTPNQLFDGIRFADLPICNITATPNNTIMTLTNAAGVVQTIHSCGREGFKNTREGTNIAAQATAITLATRGIGLGMKTVRVTVSGLGPGRMAAIKGLTMAGMNVISITDRTPVPWSAQPRPKKRRKL from the exons ATGGCGCTAAAAAATTTCGCTCGGCGAGCGTTTTGGACGCTGCCGAGCTCTGTTTTGCGTCATTCGAACGTACTCGGCACAAGGATCATCTCTAACAGAATCTCGGTAGCTTGCCTTTCTTCGCTCTCTGATAAATTGTGGTTGAAAAATCAGCTCGATCTCGACAATGGAAAAAGCACTGTCGGCCACGCCCGACGCCATTTTCAGACCTGTGTTAGTCGTTGCAAGAAAGATGATCTTTCTCGCGCACAAATGGTTGCTTCCATGCCCAAACTGGATGAAGGAACACAAGGCGAAAATATGCAAGACGTGACCTATGACGA ACAGACTGGCCTATTCCCTGATGAAGGAACTCCAAATCAATTGTTTGATGGGATTCGTTTTGCAGACCTTCCTATCTGTAACATTACAGCCACTCCCAACAACACAATCATGACGCTGACAAATGCTGCTG GTGTTGTACAGACCATTCATAGTTGTGGCAGAGAAGGCTTTAAAAACACACGTGAGGGGACTAACATAGCTGCTCAAGCTACGGCAATCACACTTGCTACA AGAGGTATTGGCCTTGGGATGAAAACTGTTCGTGTAACTGTCAGTGGCCTTGGGCCAGGAAGAATG GCCGCCATTAAAGGATTAACAATGGCTGGCATGAATGTTATATCCATAACCGACCGGACACCGGTGCCTTGGTCTGCACAGCCTCGTCCGAAGAAACGGAGAAAGCTGTAA